Part of the Lolium rigidum isolate FL_2022 chromosome 6, APGP_CSIRO_Lrig_0.1, whole genome shotgun sequence genome, ATGATAGGATTTTCAACCAAATGTCAAAGTCGCCTTCTCAGGTTTTTTACAAGATTATTGAGACTGCAACTGATTGGTGTGCTGCTGGAAGAATCCTTGTGCATGATCTCCTGAATAGACCAAGAGAGCCGGATTGACGACAACcacttcatcttttttttttgtttcttttaagCTGGGGCTTCTTGCTCGGTTGTCTTTTTTGTCTTGCGCCTAGTGTACCTGTACCACATACCATGTATTCTTTCTTCTATGATCAATGAAAGCAGCAGCATGTCTGCCTTTCGTAAAAAAAAAGGTTTCCAGAGGCACAAATATTCCGTTTGTAGCAACTTTTTAATACTTGAGCATGGAgcatctctccttgtttaagaccTGCAAGCTGCGGGCGCTGCGGGTTGCGCGGGCGAGAAGCGGCTGCTCCAAGGCGACAGTACATCTACGAGTTGGTCCCACTCCCAACTATCATCGCAGTTCAACCCTCCCGACTCATACTACTGGAGTAATAAACATATTGCGTGACAATTGAAATCTTTATTCTAAATCACAATCTGCAACAAAAAATTAAGGTTCTGCTAAATCACTTTTCACTAAACTGAGGTTACATTTTCTGAATCCATTGAGGCTTTAAGAAAATCTCAATGTATGGAGACATAGACATACGGAGTACCCAAATCTTTACAGGTTGCAATCCTCTTGCCTAATCAACAgagctagccaataattcttgtgTGACAGCTGAAATATTTATACATTGCGATCTACTGGTCCAACAATTCTTCTATCTTCAAGTTAACAACCTCAAAGCGCAAACAATTCTCACAACATCAACACACGTATCAGATAATGTCACGGCCCCTGTCTTTGCCATCAGCAATCTTGAAAACTTCAGGGAAGGAGCAATGAGCACCCACGCCATGAAAAGGAGATGGAAAAGCTATCTATGTTTCTTCAGATTCATCCAGACACTGCAGGGCCTCCTCTGAACATATGATGTTACAATCTGCAACAGTATGGCGATAGTCACGAGTCCCTGTGGAGACGATGAAGAATTGTAGATTAATCAGATGCTTATAGCTCGAGTTTTGTAGATGCGATATATAACTAGAGGCATTTCCCAATATGCACTTAAAAGTTATCACTGTCTACTTTAGAAAGGACCAACCTTAGCAAGTAAGAAAACCTAACAAGTTACCAAATAAAATTGACCACCGTGACTCAATAATGCAGCTCTTCAAAGAATCTAAATCTAATGAACATCAATAATGCAGCTCTTCAAAGAATCTAAATCTAATGAACATTGGTTAAATTGGTACCTGGTGATCTTTATATTTCTGAAGGATAACATCACAGTAAGTATCAAGGTAACCATGGCAAAGCAAAGGTGCTCCAAGGAATGACCGCTAATGAAGTATCTATTCACACTGTAAACCTTTCTGTCAGCAAGGCCTTCAAATCTTGCCAGTAGGTAAAAGCCTGCACCAAAGATGCCAATCAAATAAGGGTTTCTCAAGGTTTGTAAATCCCAATGCGTTAGAGTATTCACTGTTACCtgtagcaagaaaccaaaatcttGAGTGTGTATACTTTGGTGGGAACAAGAATAGCATTGCAGGAATCACAACACAAGGAACCAAGTTTAAAACAACCCAAAGACGCATATCATCAAGAACCCTGCAAACCAGCCAGAACATGACATTGGATAGGACACATTTTCAGAATCTATTTGATACCAACATTAGAACAAAAAAGCTCAACGAGTCACACTTGTCTATACCTTTCACATGCAGTGCTCACGAGTAAGAGAGACAGGAGTGATATCAAACAAGATAACCCAGCCCTCTCATCAACTCTTTCAATTACTAATATAGACAAAAGTGAGGAGGCTGACATCATCATCTGCATTGCAAGAGCATCCAGTAAACATTCATATCCCCAAGAGGTTAGTAGAAATTCATTGATCCCATTGGTTTATGCACCAACAGAATATCCAGATCAGATACATAGCACAATAATATTCAGATCAAAACTCACACGGAAACCCAGATACAGATATTTTTCGCCTATGGTCAATGCTAGGATTTAAAATGTAAAAATGTAAGTAGGACAACTGCATTCTTTGAAAAGGAATTACATAAACAGTAATTGAGATGTTAAACTATCAGTAAACTCACTCCATAAGTTCACGACAAAAATACAAGTTAATGATAATAACTAAACAGCAGACAGGAGATGGCAGAAAGAGGAAATGTTTAGAATACCGGCAACCTGTCCCAAATCAACCGGTCATCATCTGGCTTGAGGTGATAGTAAGCTGAGCCAAATGCTGCACATACATTCCCAGCATAGAAGAGGAACCATCCCAAGGCCTCCCACCTTAAACTACATAGTTTCCAGAAAGTGATATAGATTTTATCAAACACCAGTACAATTCATTTGACACATTCAAGAGAACACGAGAACACAAGGTTCCTTGAAGTAAGAAATCTTAGCTACAAATTTGTCCTCTATGAAACTTTTAACCGAATGCAAGGAGCACACTATCATTTTATTCTGGCttgttcatttgatagttatagcaTAATTTTTTAGGCAGCAAGACACAAGGTGAATAGGTGATTAGTTGTGCATTAAACAATTTTTTTCTGCAAACAGTAAGATCGCAGCCAAATACATCTTAACTgaacatttaaatcatcacccaTATTTGAGTATACTGTAAGAGTGAGGATTCTTAAAGCTATTTTGGTGGAGCCGTTCGCCGTTGGTTGTGTTTGTGTGGTTGGCGTCGGTTTGTGGTCTCCGATGTGTCATCGGTGAGGGTGGGCGTGTCCCTATTGATTTGTTGTTGGGTGGGCTTGGCCCTGTTTGTATTTGCCCAATTTCCCTCTAAAAAACTGggcaccttcttcttaattaatgcataaggcaaagcttttgccttcaTTTAAAAAAAAGGATTCTTAAAGCTGATGCACATCACCAATAAAACCAGCAGTAGCTAGGAAAACAtggtttatttttcatttttcacTGGGCCAGTGATATTCTTATTTAACTCGAGCATTATTTCAAATTCTCAATTGGTGGAGCTAGAGGCTCATCCGATTCATGGTGAATCAAGACCGTCCCTTTCAGTGATACtaacgaactcgtaatttctaggTACACACTACGAACTCTGTCCTAAGGCATCAAGCATAATTGATTAGATGTGCCTCCTTCGTAATATTGTTCAGCGTCTGATACTGGGAGTTTGACACATTGGTTCCGCTTCCCATTTTCAAATAAAGTCAACAAAGTTCCGGAAATGGTGCATATTatgaaagagaaaaaaaagtaTGCACTTGTTTAGTTCTTTAAGCTAAACATTTCAGCAGATAGCAGGTATGCTAGCAAAGGGGAAAGGGCACGGGCGCACCTGATGCCAAAGCAACCGCTGCCGAAGAGGCAGAGGACGAGTCCCGGTACTCCGGCAAGGAGGAGCGGGTATGCGGTGAGCACGTTGAGGGTGTTGGGCACGCCGAGGAGGTTGCGCATGTCGGCGAAGAGGTGGAGCGCCGGGGAGTG contains:
- the LOC124663022 gene encoding uncharacterized protein LOC124663022, which gives rise to MHLAADYPHRGGGGRLGLGPLAAPVLRTENRRRAIAGGAVLASALLLVATPRLRHSPALHLFADMRNLLGVPNTLNVLTAYPLLLAGVPGLVLCLFGSGCFGISLRWEALGWFLFYAGNVCAAFGSAYYHLKPDDDRLIWDRLPMMMSASSLLSILVIERVDERAGLSCLISLLSLLLVSTACERVLDDMRLWVVLNLVPCVVIPAMLFLFPPKYTHSRFWFLATGFYLLARFEGLADRKVYSVNRYFISGHSLEHLCFAMVTLILTVMLSFRNIKITRDS